In Fodinicola acaciae, the following proteins share a genomic window:
- a CDS encoding alpha/beta fold hydrolase, with the protein MDRGSYAVNSISLDNHETLAASVGDRGPTVVLVHGLGLDWRMWRPVMDQLARGRRVIAYDLRGDGEPFTMTDAAADLFGVLDAFDVPQAHVVGLSFGGAIAQTAAVTNPGRFASLSLLATTDIPFAGFENRARSAEVDGMAAQLEPSLSRWFTASALAADGAGVRYAREQVLRGSPAAWAAAWRAFSGLDVRGRLADFPAPALVLAGEADVSTTPELMRQIAAGIPGSTFRELPAAPHMQTLECPDAVAAALDEFLPQR; encoded by the coding sequence GTGGACCGCGGTTCGTACGCCGTCAACAGCATCAGCCTGGACAACCACGAGACGCTGGCCGCGTCCGTCGGCGACCGCGGTCCGACGGTCGTCCTGGTGCACGGCCTCGGCCTCGACTGGCGGATGTGGCGGCCGGTGATGGACCAGCTGGCGCGCGGCCGCCGTGTCATCGCCTACGACCTTCGCGGCGACGGCGAGCCGTTCACGATGACGGACGCGGCGGCGGATTTGTTCGGCGTACTCGACGCTTTCGATGTCCCCCAGGCACATGTCGTCGGCCTTTCCTTCGGTGGTGCGATCGCCCAGACCGCGGCCGTCACCAATCCGGGCCGCTTCGCCTCGCTGTCACTGCTGGCCACCACCGACATTCCGTTTGCCGGCTTCGAAAACCGCGCCCGGTCGGCCGAGGTCGATGGCATGGCCGCGCAGCTGGAGCCGTCGCTGAGCCGGTGGTTCACGGCTTCGGCACTCGCCGCCGACGGTGCGGGCGTACGTTATGCCCGCGAGCAGGTGCTGCGCGGCAGTCCGGCGGCCTGGGCCGCGGCGTGGCGCGCGTTCAGCGGATTGGACGTACGCGGCCGGCTGGCCGATTTTCCGGCGCCGGCGCTCGTACTCGCCGGCGAGGCCGACGTGTCCACCACGCCGGAGCTGATGCGTCAGATCGCCGCCGGCATTCCCGGCTCCACGTTCCGTGAGCTGCCGGCCGCTCCGCACATGCAGACACTGGAATGTCCGGACGCGGTCGCGGCGGCACTTGACGAATTCCTGCCGCAACGCTGA
- a CDS encoding glycosyltransferase: MDTPVTVIVVAKDEQRCIGRCLDSVAGLNVLVVDTGSTDQTPGIIADRGVRLVHQPWPGSFAEARNGAIDLVQDGWIFFLDADEWLADRNIHPLLASAARTYDPSRTVFAPVIQHVGRDTAMTDVPRIFLASSGIRYHGRVHEYPVASGPLELVGLGIQVNHDGYHPDVLTEKDKLTRNLELLRAARQEDPDNPRWWYFTVRDGLRTYDRDQLVDLCAASRDLAKRSPVTGDRLDAVDYYRRTLFQACQAFAMMQDWNQVLRSCAELDRVHDGDSPDAHYLRMVTVLFNDAAAAADLVKTIQLRRASDNLATSVIDPTGRHLDAVIVALLARLRTEDEADQYRRLSKPWTDLFFENSHLRALHDT, translated from the coding sequence GTGGACACTCCAGTCACCGTCATCGTTGTCGCCAAAGACGAACAGCGGTGCATCGGTCGTTGTTTGGACAGCGTGGCCGGCCTCAACGTACTCGTCGTGGACACCGGCTCGACCGACCAGACACCGGGAATCATCGCCGACCGGGGCGTACGCCTGGTCCATCAGCCGTGGCCCGGTTCGTTTGCCGAAGCGCGCAACGGCGCGATCGACCTCGTCCAGGACGGCTGGATCTTCTTCCTCGACGCGGACGAATGGCTGGCCGACCGGAACATCCATCCGCTCCTGGCGTCGGCGGCACGGACGTACGATCCGAGCCGTACGGTCTTCGCGCCGGTCATCCAGCACGTCGGGCGCGACACCGCGATGACCGACGTACCAAGGATTTTCCTTGCTTCCAGCGGCATTCGCTATCACGGGCGGGTCCACGAATATCCGGTGGCATCCGGTCCGCTCGAGCTGGTGGGGCTTGGCATCCAGGTCAACCACGACGGTTACCACCCGGACGTGCTGACAGAAAAAGACAAGCTCACTCGCAACCTCGAGCTGCTGCGCGCCGCGCGGCAGGAAGATCCCGACAATCCGCGCTGGTGGTATTTCACCGTACGCGACGGCCTGCGCACCTACGACCGCGACCAACTGGTCGACCTTTGCGCTGCCTCCAGGGATCTCGCCAAGCGCAGTCCGGTCACCGGCGACCGTCTCGACGCCGTCGACTACTACCGCCGGACGCTTTTCCAGGCCTGCCAGGCATTCGCCATGATGCAGGACTGGAACCAGGTGCTGCGATCCTGCGCCGAGCTCGACCGTGTCCATGACGGCGACAGTCCGGACGCGCACTATCTGCGCATGGTCACCGTACTTTTCAACGATGCCGCGGCGGCCGCCGATCTGGTCAAGACAATCCAGCTCCGGCGCGCGTCCGACAACCTGGCCACCAGCGTCATCGATCCAACCGGCCGCCACCTGGACGCCGTCATCGTCGCTTTGCTGGCACGTCTGAGAACCGAGGACGAGGCCGACCAGTATCGCCGGCTCAGCAAGCCATGGACCGATCTCTTCTTCGAGAACTCACACCTGCGCGCCTTGCACGATACATAG
- a CDS encoding PadR family transcriptional regulator — protein MEALREPTFLILTALADRPLHGYGVIQEVCALSDDRVRLQAGTLYTALDRLVAEGLVSPDREEIVDGRKRRYYRLTDDGAAALAADIARQRANAAAAARRLRARASVRTA, from the coding sequence GTGGAAGCACTACGCGAGCCGACTTTCCTGATCCTGACCGCGCTGGCTGACCGGCCGTTACACGGCTATGGCGTCATCCAGGAGGTCTGCGCGCTGTCCGACGACCGGGTGCGCCTGCAGGCCGGCACGCTCTACACGGCGCTGGACCGGCTGGTCGCCGAAGGCCTGGTCAGTCCCGACCGCGAGGAAATCGTCGACGGCCGCAAACGGCGCTATTACCGGTTGACCGACGACGGCGCCGCGGCGCTGGCCGCCGATATCGCCCGACAGCGCGCGAACGCGGCCGCGGCCGCTCGCCGGCTGAGAGCTCGCGCCAGCGTACGCACCGCATAG